The following coding sequences are from one Pseudonocardia sp. EC080619-01 window:
- a CDS encoding cytochrome P450: protein MSTGTEETTPAGSDAVTGTEAGAGTGMRTGTDAGTGTACPVTGAGSAGAGAGGAAAEAHGAAAGCPVAFPLRRPGRPFPPPEYADYRDGGEPVRSELPSGPVWLITRHADVRAVLTDPRISADPSRPGFPKAARTGGAPSADEVPGWFVSMDPPEHDRFRRTLIPEFTVRKVRALRPEIQQIVDERIDAVLAKDGAADLIEDFALPVPSLVIAGMLGVPKADRDFFEAKTRVLVTLSSTDDERDAATAALLRYLGRLIRIKERRPGTDLISRLAAAGTLSRQELSGVAMLLLIAGHETTANNIGLGVVQLLTNPQWIGDDRIVEELLRYYSVADLVAFRVALEDVEIGGRTIRAGEGLVPLLAAANHDGDAFDGADAFDPDRSARSHVAFGYGVHQCLGQNLVRLEMEIAYRTLFERIPNLRLAVPAEDLPVKYDGVLFGLHELPVTWT from the coding sequence ATGAGCACCGGCACCGAGGAGACCACGCCCGCCGGGTCCGACGCCGTAACCGGGACCGAGGCCGGAGCCGGGACTGGGATGAGGACCGGGACCGACGCCGGGACCGGGACTGCCTGCCCCGTCACCGGGGCCGGCAGTGCTGGCGCCGGAGCCGGTGGTGCCGCCGCCGAGGCCCATGGTGCCGCCGCCGGCTGCCCCGTCGCGTTCCCGCTGCGGCGCCCCGGCCGGCCGTTCCCGCCGCCCGAGTACGCCGACTACCGCGACGGCGGCGAGCCCGTCCGGTCCGAGCTGCCCAGCGGGCCGGTCTGGCTGATCACCCGGCACGCCGACGTCCGCGCCGTCCTCACCGACCCGCGGATCAGCGCCGACCCCTCCCGTCCCGGCTTCCCGAAGGCGGCCCGGACCGGCGGGGCTCCGTCGGCGGACGAGGTGCCGGGCTGGTTCGTGTCGATGGACCCGCCGGAGCACGACCGGTTCCGCCGGACCCTGATCCCGGAGTTCACCGTCCGCAAGGTGCGCGCGCTGCGCCCGGAGATCCAGCAGATCGTCGACGAGCGGATCGACGCCGTCCTCGCCAAGGACGGCGCCGCCGACCTGATCGAGGACTTCGCGCTGCCGGTGCCGTCCCTGGTGATCGCCGGCATGCTCGGCGTCCCGAAGGCGGACCGCGACTTCTTCGAGGCGAAGACCCGCGTCCTGGTCACCCTCAGCTCCACCGACGACGAGCGCGACGCGGCCACCGCGGCCCTGCTCCGCTACCTGGGCCGGCTCATCCGGATCAAGGAACGGCGCCCCGGCACCGACCTGATCAGCCGGCTCGCCGCGGCCGGGACCCTGTCCCGCCAGGAGCTCTCCGGCGTCGCGATGCTGCTGCTGATCGCCGGGCACGAGACGACGGCGAACAACATCGGCCTCGGCGTCGTCCAGCTGCTGACGAACCCGCAGTGGATCGGCGACGACCGCATCGTCGAGGAGCTGCTGCGCTACTACTCGGTGGCCGACCTGGTCGCGTTCCGGGTGGCGCTGGAGGACGTCGAGATCGGTGGCCGCACCATCCGCGCCGGTGAGGGCCTCGTACCGCTGCTCGCCGCCGCCAACCACGACGGCGACGCCTTCGACGGAGCCGACGCCTTCGACCCGGACCGCTCCGCGCGCTCGCACGTGGCCTTCGGCTACGGCGTGCACCAGTGCCTGGGCCAGAACCTCGTGCGGCTGGAGATGGAGATCGCCTACCGGACCCTGTTCGAGCGCATCCCGAACCTCCGCCTGGCCGTGCCCGCCGAGGACCTGCCCGTGAAGTACGACGGCGTCCTCTTCGGCCTGCACGAGCTCCCGGTGACCTGGACCTGA
- a CDS encoding cytochrome P450, producing the protein MSTPATCPVTGDGPPSLGGQTPPVLRMSPLLRELQQQAPVCRVRTPAGDDGWLVTRYAELKSLLHDERLGRAHADPPNAPRYVQNPFLDLLVVDDAEQARDLHKEMRRLLTPQFSARRVLNLMPAVSAIAEEVLDGFVAAGAPGDLHGGFSMPYSLTVLCALIGIPPADRPALVQTIMTMGDLDDSERVASGQAELFGLLSGIARRKRIDPTDDVISRLCDQVPDERIGPIAAGLLFAGLDSVASHVDLGVLLFSAYPDQLEAALADERTMREAVEEILRCAKAGGSVLPRYATDDVEIGDVTIRTGDLVLLDFTLVNFDTEVFDEPEVFDIRRQSNPHLTFGHGMWHCIGAPLARMSLRIAFTQLFTRLPGLRPAGPVEEMRRGSEGLSGGLTELPVTW; encoded by the coding sequence ATGAGCACCCCGGCCACCTGCCCGGTCACCGGTGACGGGCCGCCGTCGCTGGGCGGACAGACCCCGCCCGTCCTGCGGATGAGCCCGCTGCTGCGCGAGCTGCAGCAGCAGGCGCCGGTCTGCCGGGTCCGCACCCCCGCCGGTGACGACGGCTGGCTGGTCACCCGCTACGCCGAGCTCAAGTCCCTGCTGCACGACGAGCGTCTCGGCCGCGCGCACGCCGACCCGCCGAACGCCCCGCGGTACGTGCAGAACCCGTTCCTGGACCTGCTCGTCGTCGACGACGCCGAGCAGGCCAGGGACCTGCACAAGGAGATGCGGCGGCTGCTGACCCCGCAGTTCTCCGCGCGGCGGGTGCTGAACCTGATGCCTGCCGTGTCCGCGATCGCCGAGGAGGTCCTCGACGGGTTCGTCGCCGCCGGCGCCCCCGGGGACCTGCACGGCGGGTTCTCGATGCCGTACTCGTTGACCGTCCTGTGCGCGCTGATCGGGATCCCGCCCGCGGACCGCCCCGCGCTCGTGCAGACGATCATGACGATGGGCGACCTGGACGACTCCGAGCGCGTCGCTTCGGGTCAGGCCGAACTCTTCGGCCTGCTGTCCGGCATCGCCCGGCGCAAGCGGATCGACCCCACCGACGACGTCATCTCCCGGCTCTGCGACCAGGTCCCCGACGAGCGGATCGGCCCGATCGCCGCCGGCCTGCTGTTCGCCGGCCTGGACAGCGTCGCCAGCCACGTCGACCTGGGCGTGCTCCTCTTCTCGGCCTACCCGGACCAGCTCGAGGCCGCGCTCGCCGACGAGCGCACCATGCGCGAGGCCGTCGAGGAGATCCTGCGCTGCGCCAAGGCCGGCGGCTCGGTGCTGCCCCGCTACGCCACCGACGACGTCGAGATCGGCGACGTCACCATCCGCACCGGCGACCTGGTGCTGCTCGACTTCACCCTGGTCAACTTCGACACCGAGGTGTTCGACGAGCCCGAGGTGTTCGACATCCGCCGGCAGTCGAACCCGCACCTGACCTTCGGGCACGGCATGTGGCACTGCATCGGCGCCCCGCTGGCCCGGATGTCCCTGCGGATCGCCTTCACCCAGCTGTTCACCCGGCTCCCCGGGCTGCGCCCCGCAGGTCCGGTGGAGGAGATGCGCCGTGGCTCCGAGGGCCTCTCCGGCGGCCTGACGGAGCTCCCCGTGACCTGGTGA
- a CDS encoding DegT/DnrJ/EryC1/StrS aminotransferase family protein translates to MSFTQPVSKPWLDGHELSYVTDAVGGGWISSQGPYIARFEEAFAAWNGVPHGVACSSGTTALTLALRALGVGPGDEVIVPEFTMIASAWAVTYTGATPVFVDCGDDLNIDVALIEEKITPRTKVIMPVHVYGRRCDMEPILELAYEYNLRVVEDSAEAHGVLPTGDIACFSLFANKIITSGEGGICVTRDAHLAGQMAHLRAMAFTRDHSFLHKKLAYNYRMTNMQAAVALAQTEQLDGILAARRDIEKRYDDALRDVPGVTLMPPRDVLWMYDVRAERRDELLAHLAEQGIDTRVFFKPMSRQPMYLDPVWPSLNASRLAADGFYLPTHTGLTAEDQEFITGQVRAFYGVA, encoded by the coding sequence ATGTCCTTCACCCAACCGGTGTCCAAGCCGTGGCTCGACGGCCACGAGCTCTCCTACGTCACCGACGCCGTCGGCGGCGGCTGGATCTCCTCGCAGGGCCCCTACATCGCGCGGTTCGAGGAGGCGTTCGCCGCCTGGAACGGCGTCCCGCACGGGGTCGCGTGCTCGTCCGGGACGACGGCGCTGACCCTCGCCCTGCGCGCACTCGGCGTCGGCCCCGGCGACGAGGTGATCGTCCCGGAGTTCACGATGATCGCCTCGGCGTGGGCGGTCACCTACACCGGCGCGACGCCGGTCTTCGTCGACTGCGGCGACGACCTGAACATCGACGTCGCGCTCATCGAGGAGAAGATCACCCCGCGCACCAAGGTGATCATGCCGGTGCACGTCTACGGCCGCCGGTGCGACATGGAGCCGATCCTCGAGCTGGCCTACGAGTACAACCTGCGGGTCGTCGAGGACTCCGCCGAGGCGCACGGCGTCCTGCCCACGGGGGACATCGCCTGCTTCTCGCTGTTCGCCAACAAGATCATCACGTCCGGTGAGGGCGGGATCTGCGTGACCCGCGACGCGCACCTGGCCGGCCAGATGGCGCACCTGCGGGCGATGGCCTTCACCCGCGACCACAGCTTCCTGCACAAGAAGCTCGCCTACAACTACCGGATGACCAACATGCAGGCCGCCGTCGCGCTCGCGCAGACCGAGCAGCTCGACGGCATCCTGGCGGCCCGGCGCGACATCGAGAAGCGCTACGACGACGCCCTGCGCGACGTCCCCGGCGTCACCCTGATGCCGCCGCGGGACGTGCTATGGATGTACGACGTGCGCGCCGAGCGCCGCGACGAGCTCCTCGCCCACCTCGCCGAGCAGGGCATCGACACCCGGGTGTTCTTCAAGCCGATGAGCCGCCAGCCGATGTACCTCGACCCGGTCTGGCCGTCGCTGAACGCGTCACGGCTGGCCGCCGACGGCTTCTACCTCCCCACCCACACCGGGCTGACCGCCGAGGACCAGGAGTTCATCACCGGCCAGGTCCGCGCGTTCTACGGAGTGGCATGA
- a CDS encoding type I polyketide synthase, translating into MTAGHGADPVVVVGMACRYPGGVRDADGFWDLLCSGRETATGFPDDRGWDTGALHGDGPGRCATRTAGFLDGAGDFDAAFFGMSPREAVSTDPQQRLVLETAWEAVEQAGIDPSSLRGSRTGVFVGAGGQDYAGVVQNSPDDLAGHALTGLIPGLTSGRLAHLLGLEGPALTVDTTSSSSLVALHLAIRSLDAGECTAALAGGVCVMSTPAALVGHSRQGGLAPDGRCKVFADDADGTAWAEGVGVVVLKRLSDARADGDPVLAVLRGSAITADGATDGLTAPSGAAQERMIRDALADAGLTAADVDAVEAHGTGTPVGDPVEARALLATYGQDRDPDRPLWVGSLKSVIGHAQAAAGIAGLIATVQALRRELLPATRHAGTPSTRVDWSAGALALRTAPVPWPRGDRPRRAGVSSFGISGTNAHVIVEEPPAADVPGAAERGTAPSAVTPWPVSAAAARDLDAQIERLRAHTTGPGAPDPRDVGWSLATGRAALRHRAVLLPGEHGPVEVAREEAAPRRAAVLFSGQGSQRLGTGRALAARFPVFARALDDVADALDPHLDRPVRDVLWGTGDDAAALLDETGWTQPALFAVEVALFRLVTALGLRPAAVGGHSIGEITAAHVAGVLSLDDAARLVAARATLMQALPAGGAMVAVEASEDEVAPLLGDRVALAAVNGPGSVVVAGDDDAVTALAADLAGRGRRTSRLAVSHAFHSPRMDPMLDAFRDVVEGLTFAEPEIPLVSNLTGELGGLATTDPGYWVRHVRGTVRFADGVRALAADGVDVLVELGPGGVLSAMARDTLGPDTAAHAVPVLRRDRPEEASFAVALGRLHALGVPVDWHAFHAGTGARRVPLPTYAFRGVRHWPAPPTPGNPGGAPGLLPASGARTTADSAHDARTVTDAAPTDRPDPARPGTVAGDPGERYAAMPPAVREKALLDLVRTHTAAVLGHPDPADVGVRSVFKELGFDSLAGVELCDRLARHTGLRLPATLVFSFPTPGLAARALGDLLDPGPQEPCGAELAGLEAALAGLPGDGPDRRAVADRLDALAAGLRRPGPGGAVPDEDLDSVSVDRLLDIIDEEFDTA; encoded by the coding sequence ATGACGGCAGGACACGGCGCCGACCCGGTGGTGGTCGTCGGGATGGCGTGCCGCTACCCGGGCGGCGTGCGCGACGCCGACGGCTTCTGGGACCTGCTGTGTTCCGGGCGCGAGACCGCCACCGGCTTCCCGGACGACCGCGGCTGGGACACCGGCGCCCTGCACGGCGACGGGCCGGGGCGCTGCGCGACCCGCACCGCCGGGTTCCTCGACGGCGCCGGGGACTTCGACGCCGCGTTCTTCGGGATGTCCCCCCGCGAGGCCGTCTCCACCGACCCGCAGCAGCGCCTCGTGCTGGAGACCGCCTGGGAGGCGGTCGAGCAGGCCGGGATCGACCCGTCGTCGTTGCGCGGCAGCCGGACCGGCGTGTTCGTCGGCGCCGGCGGGCAGGACTACGCCGGCGTCGTCCAGAACTCGCCGGACGACCTCGCCGGGCACGCCCTCACCGGCCTGATCCCCGGTCTCACCTCGGGCCGGCTGGCGCACCTGCTCGGGCTGGAGGGGCCCGCGCTGACCGTGGACACGACGTCGTCGTCGTCGCTGGTGGCGCTGCACCTCGCGATCCGGTCGCTGGACGCGGGGGAGTGCACCGCCGCCCTGGCCGGCGGCGTGTGCGTGATGTCCACCCCGGCGGCGCTGGTCGGGCACTCCCGCCAGGGCGGCCTCGCCCCCGACGGGCGCTGCAAGGTCTTCGCCGACGACGCCGACGGCACCGCCTGGGCGGAGGGTGTCGGCGTCGTCGTGCTCAAGCGGCTCTCCGACGCCCGCGCGGACGGTGACCCCGTCCTCGCGGTGCTGCGCGGCTCGGCGATCACCGCCGACGGCGCCACCGACGGACTGACCGCGCCGAGCGGTGCCGCGCAGGAGCGGATGATCCGCGACGCGCTCGCCGACGCGGGCCTGACCGCGGCCGACGTCGACGCCGTCGAGGCGCACGGCACCGGCACCCCGGTCGGCGACCCGGTGGAGGCGCGCGCCCTGCTCGCCACCTATGGGCAGGACCGGGACCCGGACCGCCCGCTGTGGGTCGGCTCGCTCAAGTCGGTCATCGGGCACGCGCAGGCCGCGGCCGGGATCGCCGGGCTGATCGCGACCGTGCAGGCACTGCGGCGCGAGCTGCTGCCCGCGACCCGGCACGCCGGCACCCCCAGCACCCGGGTCGACTGGTCGGCCGGGGCCCTCGCGCTGCGCACCGCGCCGGTGCCGTGGCCGCGCGGCGACCGGCCGCGCCGCGCCGGGGTGTCGTCGTTCGGGATCAGCGGCACCAACGCGCACGTGATCGTCGAGGAGCCCCCGGCCGCCGACGTGCCCGGCGCCGCGGAGCGCGGGACCGCGCCGTCCGCGGTGACGCCCTGGCCGGTCTCCGCCGCCGCCGCCCGTGACCTCGACGCCCAGATCGAGCGCCTGCGGGCGCACACCACCGGGCCCGGCGCGCCCGACCCGCGCGACGTCGGCTGGTCGCTGGCCACCGGCCGCGCCGCGCTGCGGCACCGCGCGGTCCTGCTGCCCGGCGAGCACGGCCCGGTCGAGGTGGCCCGCGAGGAGGCCGCGCCGCGCCGCGCCGCGGTCCTGTTCTCCGGGCAGGGCAGCCAGCGGCTCGGGACCGGCCGCGCGCTCGCCGCCCGCTTCCCGGTGTTCGCCCGCGCCCTCGACGACGTCGCCGACGCCCTCGACCCCCATCTCGACCGGCCGGTCCGCGACGTCCTCTGGGGCACCGGGGACGACGCCGCCGCCCTGCTCGACGAGACCGGCTGGACCCAGCCCGCGTTGTTCGCCGTCGAGGTGGCGTTGTTCCGCCTGGTCACGGCCCTGGGCCTGCGCCCGGCCGCGGTCGGGGGCCACTCCATCGGCGAGATCACCGCCGCGCACGTCGCCGGGGTGCTGTCGCTCGACGACGCCGCGCGCCTCGTCGCCGCCCGCGCCACGCTCATGCAGGCACTGCCGGCCGGCGGCGCGATGGTCGCGGTCGAGGCGTCCGAGGACGAGGTCGCACCGCTGCTCGGCGACCGGGTCGCGCTGGCCGCGGTGAACGGGCCCGGCTCGGTCGTCGTCGCCGGTGACGACGACGCCGTCACCGCGCTGGCCGCCGACCTGGCCGGCCGGGGCCGCCGCACCAGCCGGCTGGCGGTGTCGCACGCGTTCCACTCGCCGCGGATGGACCCGATGCTCGACGCGTTCCGCGACGTCGTCGAGGGACTGACGTTCGCCGAGCCGGAGATCCCGCTGGTCTCGAACCTGACCGGCGAGCTCGGCGGGCTCGCGACCACCGACCCGGGATACTGGGTGCGGCACGTGCGCGGCACCGTCCGGTTCGCCGACGGCGTCCGGGCCCTCGCCGCCGACGGCGTCGACGTGCTCGTCGAGCTCGGTCCGGGCGGGGTGCTGTCGGCGATGGCCCGCGACACCCTCGGCCCGGACACCGCGGCGCACGCAGTCCCGGTGCTGCGCCGGGACCGGCCGGAGGAGGCGTCGTTCGCCGTCGCGCTGGGGCGGCTGCACGCGCTCGGCGTGCCGGTCGACTGGCACGCCTTCCACGCCGGGACCGGCGCCCGCCGGGTCCCGCTGCCCACCTACGCGTTCCGCGGCGTCCGGCACTGGCCGGCGCCGCCGACGCCCGGGAACCCGGGCGGGGCGCCGGGGCTGCTCCCGGCCTCCGGTGCCCGGACCACGGCGGACTCCGCCCACGACGCCCGGACCGTCACGGACGCCGCCCCGACCGACCGACCCGATCCCGCGCGCCCCGGGACGGTGGCGGGCGACCCCGGTGAGCGCTACGCCGCGATGCCCCCCGCGGTGCGCGAGAAGGCACTGCTCGACCTGGTCCGCACGCACACCGCCGCCGTCCTCGGGCACCCCGATCCCGCCGACGTCGGCGTCCGCAGCGTGTTCAAGGAGCTGGGCTTCGACTCGCTCGCCGGCGTCGAGCTCTGCGACCGCCTCGCCCGCCACACCGGACTGCGACTGCCCGCGACGCTGGTGTTCAGCTTCCCGACGCCCGGGCTCGCCGCCCGCGCGCTGGGCGACCTGCTCGACCCGGGACCGCAGGAGCCCTGCGGGGCCGAGCTGGCCGGCCTGGAGGCGGCGCTGGCCGGGCTGCCCGGCGACGGACCGGACCGCCGGGCCGTCGCCGACCGCCTGGACGCACTGGCCGCCGGGCTGCGCCGTCCCGGCCCCGGGGGAGCAGTCCCCGACGAGGACCTCGACTCGGTGTCGGTCGACAGGCTGCTCGACATCATCGACGAAGAGTTCGACACCGCATGA
- a CDS encoding glycosyltransferase, with product MGANRRPILFVSYAESGLLNPLLVLAGELSRREVGDLFFAADEKARDDVESAGTGSPVTFTSLGDTVSEMSAVTWDDETYAAVTQRDRFKAHAAVIRHSFAPESRIEKYRALERVVEEVRPALMVIESMCQYGYELAITKGIPFVLGVPFVPSNVLTSHVPFATSYTPSGFPVPHSGLPADMTLRQRITNQLFRIRTLGMFVTKETRKVVERDDAVRAELGIAPEARQMMARIDHAEQVLCYSVPELDYPFDLHEKLRLVGTMVPPLPQVADGGELTDWLDENPSVVYMGFGTITRLTRPQVASLVEVARRLDEQGHQVLWKLPREQQEMLPPADELPGNLRIESWVPSQLDVLAHPSVKVFFTHAGGNGYHEGLYFGKPLVVRPLWVDCDDQAVRGQDFGVSLTVDHPETVDTADVLDKVTRVLDDPAFTERAAHMGRLLQEAGGRAAAADLLLGLPALAGSGAPAARTA from the coding sequence ATGGGCGCGAATCGGCGGCCGATCCTGTTCGTCAGCTATGCGGAGAGCGGACTGCTCAATCCGCTTCTGGTACTCGCCGGGGAACTGTCCCGGCGCGAGGTCGGGGACCTGTTCTTCGCCGCCGACGAGAAGGCACGCGACGACGTCGAGAGCGCGGGCACCGGCAGCCCCGTCACCTTCACCTCGCTCGGCGACACCGTGTCGGAGATGTCCGCGGTGACGTGGGACGACGAGACCTACGCCGCGGTGACCCAGCGGGACCGGTTCAAGGCGCACGCCGCGGTCATCCGGCACTCGTTCGCTCCGGAGTCGCGGATCGAGAAGTACCGGGCGCTGGAACGCGTCGTCGAGGAGGTCCGCCCGGCCCTCATGGTGATCGAGAGCATGTGTCAGTACGGCTACGAGCTCGCGATCACGAAGGGCATCCCGTTCGTGCTCGGCGTGCCGTTCGTGCCCAGCAACGTGCTCACCTCGCACGTGCCGTTCGCGACGTCCTACACGCCGTCGGGGTTCCCGGTGCCGCACTCCGGGCTGCCCGCCGACATGACCCTGCGCCAGAGGATCACCAACCAGCTGTTCCGGATCCGGACGCTCGGCATGTTCGTGACCAAGGAGACGCGGAAGGTCGTCGAGCGCGACGACGCCGTCCGGGCCGAGCTGGGCATCGCGCCCGAGGCCCGGCAGATGATGGCCCGCATCGACCACGCCGAGCAGGTCCTCTGCTACTCGGTGCCGGAGCTGGACTACCCGTTCGACCTGCACGAGAAGCTGCGCCTCGTCGGCACGATGGTCCCGCCGCTGCCCCAGGTCGCCGACGGCGGCGAGCTCACCGACTGGCTGGACGAGAACCCGTCGGTCGTCTACATGGGATTCGGGACGATCACCCGGCTGACCCGGCCCCAGGTCGCGTCGCTGGTGGAGGTCGCGCGACGGCTGGACGAGCAGGGCCACCAGGTGCTGTGGAAGCTGCCGCGCGAGCAGCAGGAGATGCTCCCGCCCGCCGACGAGCTGCCCGGGAACCTGCGGATCGAGAGCTGGGTGCCGTCCCAGCTCGACGTGCTGGCCCACCCGAGCGTGAAGGTGTTCTTCACCCACGCCGGCGGCAACGGCTACCACGAGGGCCTCTACTTCGGGAAGCCGCTGGTGGTCCGCCCGCTATGGGTGGACTGCGACGACCAGGCCGTCCGCGGCCAGGACTTCGGGGTCAGCCTCACCGTCGACCACCCGGAGACCGTCGACACCGCCGACGTCCTCGACAAGGTCACCCGGGTCCTCGACGACCCGGCCTTCACCGAGCGCGCCGCACACATGGGCCGGCTGCTGCAGGAGGCCGGCGGCCGCGCCGCCGCCGCGGACCTGCTCCTCGGCCTGCCCGCGCTCGCCGGGTCCGGCGCCCCGGCCGCCCGGACCGCCTGA